A stretch of Eleutherodactylus coqui strain aEleCoq1 chromosome 2, aEleCoq1.hap1, whole genome shotgun sequence DNA encodes these proteins:
- the LOC136610413 gene encoding olfactory receptor 10A7-like: MDDPNLTLVTEFFLLGFQVNKSVRYFLFCFLLVIFCGTICGNLLIITLVSTSKTLHTPMYFFISQLSISDILLTIDLVPNMLHILLNNGGAITFIGCFTQFCFFGAMEGSECFILTVMSYDRYVAICNPLHYTSIMTSSHCVILAAMCWLFAFSMIMIETISTAKLFFCGPNTIDHFFCDMVPLLELACSDTSIVHLEIYLISIPVILIPTTIIIMSYMYIVLTILRIPSITDRHKAFSTCSSHLIVVSIFYWTLFGVYIVPTKGRTVTMSKALSLLYTVFTPLVNPIIYSLRNKDIKKAVRKALYKHVI; the protein is encoded by the exons ATGGAT GATCCCAATCTAACTTTGGTCACAGAGTTTTTCCTTTTAGGATTTCAAGTCAACAAAAGTGTGAGATATTTTCTATTCTGCTTTTTACTGGTGATTTTCTGTGGGACAATATGTGGGAACCTCCTGATCATCACCCTGGTGTCCACCAGCAAGACCCTCCAcactccaatgtacttcttcatctCACAACTGTCCATCAGTGACATCCTATTAACAATAGACCTTGTCCCCAATATGCTCCACATCCTACTGAATAATGGGGGGGCCATCACTTTTATTGGTTGTTTCACTCAGTTCTGTTTTTTTGGTGCTATGGAAGGCTCTGAATGTTTCATTCTCACAGTGATGTCTTATGATAGATATGTGGCCATATGTAATCCCCTCCATTACACTTCTATCATGACGAGTTCCCATTGTGTGATACTGGCCGCTATGTGTTGGTTGTTTGCATTCTCCATGATTATGATTGAGACCATATCAACAGCAAAGCTATTTTTTTGTGGACCAAATACCATTGACCATTTTTTCTGTGACATGGTTCCCTTACTAGAACTTGCCTGTTCTGACACCTCCATTGTTCATTTGGAAATTTATTTAATAAGCATTCCGGTTATCCTCATTCCAACCACAATCATTATAATGTCTTATATGTATATTGTTTTAACAATCTTAAGGATCCCATCCATTACTGATAGAcataaagccttctccacctgcagCTCCCACCTCATTGTGGTCTCCATCTTCTATTGGACTCTGTTCGGTGTTTACATTGTACCAACGAAAGGCCGAACCGTTACCATGAGTAAAGCCCTATCACTGCTATATACTGTGTTTACTCCTCTGGTCAACCCCATTATATACAGTCTGAGGAATAAAGACATCAAGAAAGCTGTACGGAAAGCACTTTATAAACATGTGATATAG